GATGTGCCGGGTGCCGAGGCGCTCCTCGACGGCGGCGAGGAGCCGGTCGCGGGCCGCGGGGCTCAGGGTCTCGAAACCGCCCCGCAACGCCGGAAGCCGGTCCAGGAACTCCCGGTCGGGCAACGCGGCGACCCGGTCGAGCAACGGCGTCAGAGCCGGTTCCGCGGCCTCCAGCAGGGGGCCCGCGGCGGTCAGCAGCCCGCTCAGCCGGGCGGTCAGGGCCGCCCGGGAGCCGGGATCGACGGCTCCGTCCACCCAGGACGCGACCCGGTCGCCGAAGGCGCGCGGGTCCTCCTGTCCGAGCAGCACCCGGACGGCTCCCGCGGCGCCGCGCATCAGGGGCGAGCCGTCGGCGGCCAACCGGGCCAGCGCGTCGGTGAGCCGGACCCCGCCCGACAGGTCGGCCCGGTGCGCGAGTTCCAGCAGCGCGTGGGCGTCGGCCGGATCCTCGGACCCGGTCAGCCCGTCCACCTGACGGACCGCCGCCGAGGTGAGCAGCCCGGCCACGGCGGCCGCCCGCGCCGTCCGCCCCTCGTCGGCGCCGAGCCCCGGCACGTGACCGGCGTGCAGGCGGTCCGACAGGGCGAGACCGGCGAGGAGCTCGGGAAGGGTGCCGGCCTGCGGCAGCACCTCGGCGATGGCGTCCAGCCGCTCGTCCGCGAGCACCGGCAACCCGCACTCCGCGGCCTCCTCGAGCCCCCGAAGGACCTGGGCGGCCGTCGACCCGCCCTCCTCCCGTTCCGTGCGCAGGCGCTCCCGGAGCACGCCCTCGGCGGCCTGGGCCGCGGTGACGCCCCGTACGCCGGCCGCCGTCAGCATGGCCGCCGTCGCCGGCGTCCAGCGCACGTCCCAGCGCGAGGTGAGGGCCTGCGCGCCGCCCGCGCCGACCACCTCCTTCGCCTCCCCGTACGGCACCCCGCACACCGTGAGCCGGCGCAACAGCAGTTCCCGGCGCCGGTCGAGGTCGGACCGCAGCGGGTCGAGCCGCAGATCCCTGGCCGGGTCGGCGCTGTCCTGCGGGCCCGGCAGGCCCAGCGCTGCCGTCTCGGCCTCGACCGCCGGGGCCAGTCCGCAGCGCGGCGCGTCCGGTGCGGGCCGGCCGGTGCGCGACCCGACGAGCACGCGTTCCATCGCCCGTGCGACGGCCCGCCCGCGTCCATAGGGCTCGCCCTGCGCGAGGACCGTCTGCACCGCCTCGACCAGCTCGCCCCGGCCCGGCGCGGGCAGCCCGCGCAGCCGGGCGAGGTCCGAGGCCAGCCGGCTGATCTCGCGCGCGTCCGCCGGCCCCGACGGATGTCCGAGACCGCGCAGCTCCGCGCAGATCCTCACCGCGACCCGGACCAGCGCCTCCTCCAGCGCCGCCGGATCGCCCGCAGCCCGCAGCACCGTCTCCTGCCACTGCGGATCCCGGATTCCCGCCGGGTACCCGGACCGTTCGTCGAGGAGGGCGTAGGCGTACGGGATGAGCGAGGTGATCCAGGCGCCCGCCCGCCCGGCCGTGTCGCCGCCGCGGCCGCCGTCCGTGGAAGGGGACGCGTCGCCCCGCCCGGCCCCGGCCCCCCGCTGCTGCGTCGGCCCGTCCGTGTCCCCGCCCGCGTCGGCGAGGGCTACTCCGGTCAACGCCGGCGCGTGGAAGGCGCCGACGACCACTGCGGCCCGCTCGCCGTGCACGGTGGCCTCGGAGATCCGCGAGCGCATCCACCGCTCCCGCCGCAGGTCCAGCTCCGGAACCCCGCCGCCGGCGGCGGCCTCCTCGCGCAGCGCCCACCCCGTCAGCAGGGCCGCCCGGCGCAGCGCCTCCGGCGGCGAGCCCGGCGCGGCCGCCTCGACGAGCCGGTCCCACAGATCGTCCCCGGGGCGGCCGGTGAGTCCGGCCCGCAGCGCGCCGGTCAGCCCGAGGGCCTCGCCCTGCGCCGCGCCGCCGCGCCCCGCGCCCCACGCCCGGTCCGCGAGCGGCAGATCGCAGGCGATCAGGGGGACGCCGTGCCGGGCGGCCCAGCGCACGGCGGCCAGCTCCGGCGAGAAGTCGGCGAACGGGTAGAACGCCGGGCCCGCGCCGCCCCGTCCGTCGCCGGGTGCGGCGGCGAGCGCGACGGGGGCCCGCGTCTCCTCGTGCCCCAGCCAGCCCAGCCACTCCTGCATCTCCGCGGGCAGTTCGACGAGCACCACGTCCGGCCGGGCCTCGTCCAGCAGTGCGGGCACGGCGGCGGCCAGCGAGGGCGCGTGGTGCCGGACGCCGATGAGACAGGGCCCGGCGGAGTCGGTGAGGACGGCGAGAGCCTCGTCGGGGGTGGCGAGACCGCCGAGAGGACTGAGAGGACTGGTGGGGCTGAGAGGACTGGTGGGAGTGAGGTGACTGAGGGAGCCGGGGGAGTCCGGCAGGTCTGAGGGCTCCGGGAGGTCCGTGGTGGGGTGGAGGGACACGGTCGTCAGCCCTCCAGGACCGTGCGCAGGTCCCACAGGGTGCGCCAGGTGGCGGACCCCTGCTCGGCCCGGCGTCGGACGGGCCCGTCCCAGTAGCCCCGCAGCCGGGCCGCGTCGGCCGGGTCGTCCTTGCGCACCACGCCCAGCAGATGGCCCGGCAGCAGGCCCAGCACGTCGCGGTCCCCGGGGAAGTAGGCCGCGGCGAGGGCCAGCGCGCCCGCGACGGACACCGCCTCGGCGGTGCTCATCACGGTGGACGGCCGCTCCACCTCCCAGCCCTCCGCCGACCGCCCCTCCCGCAGGTCGCGGAAGGCGGTGACCAGCGCCTCCAGCACCGCGTCGTCGACCTGGAAGGGCGCGCCCGCCCGCTCCACCGAGGCTCGCGCCTGGCTGCGCACCAGCGCGGTCTCCGCGTCGAGGTCCGGGATCGGGCCGACCGTCTCGAAGTTGAAGCGGCGCTTGAGGGCCGCCGACATCTCCGACACGCCCTTGTCCCGCAGGTTGGCCGTGGCGATGAGGTTGAAGCCGGGCGCGGCGTGCGCCAACGCGCCGTCGGTGCCCGCCAGTTCGGGAACGGCCATGCGCCGCTCGGACAACAGGGAGACCAGCGAGTCCTGCACCTCGGGCAGACACCGCGTGACCTCCTCGACGCGCGCGATGGCTCCCCGGGACATGGCGGTCAGCACCGGCGACGGCACCAGCGCCTGCCTGCTCGGTCCCTGCGCCAGCAACAGGGCGTAATTCCAGCCGTACTTGAGCTGGTCCTCCGTGGTGCCCGCGGTGCCCTGCACGACCAGGCCGCTGGTGCCGCACACGGCGGTGGACAGCAGCTCGGACAGCATCGACTTGGCGGTGCCCGGCTCACCGACGAGCAGCAGCCCGCGCTCGCCGGCGAGCGTCACCACGCACCGTTCGACCAGCGCGCGGTCGCCGACGAACTTGCCCTCCACCGTCATCCGGCGCGGCACCCCTTCGGGGGTCTCCGCGTCGTCCGGGAGCTTCAGGGCACGCCCCGCGCTGCCCATGACGAACGTGACCACCGCACGCGGGGTGAGCCGCCAGGCGGGCGGCCGCGGCCCGTCGTCGTACGCGGCGAGGAAGGCCAGCTCGGCGGCGTACCGGTCCTCGGGCGGGACGATCTGGCGGACCGGGTCGGCGGACGGGGCGGGGGAGGACGGGGCGGTGACGGTCATCGGCTCGCGCTCTTCCAGGGGGGACGGGACGGTGGTCATCGGCGGCGGCCCTTGCGGGTGGCGCGGGTGGTGAGCTCCTCGTAGGCCGGGGCGTCACCGGAGCGGACGCGTTCCCACGCGCGTGCGAACAGCTCGGGCACCGGCACCAGCGGCACGGCGCGCCCGTAGGCGGGAATCGGGAAGAGCCCCTTCTTCCACGACTCCACCGGCAGTGCCGGGGACTTGAGGTCCAGCCAGCCGCAGGGCAGGAACAACGTGCGCCCGGCGCGCGCCCGCTTGGCCTCGACGACCAGACCGCTCGCCGCGAGTTCGGCGCGGGCCCGCTTCGTCCGGGCCGGTTTCCATCCGGTCCAGCGGACGCAGTTGCGGTCCGTGGGGTCCGGCAGTGCCAGCAGTTGGAGGTAGAGCGCCGCCGCGTCCTCGCCCAGCCCGTGGTGTGCCGTGACCTCGGCGACCAGCTCGGGCACGACGAGGAGCGGATCCTGGGCGTACCCGGCAGCCCCCGCGGGGTCGGCGCCGGCCGTGACCGCGCGGGTGAGCTCCTCGTCGAGGAGCGTCCGCAGCGCCCGCATGCCATGCCCGCGGCCCTCGCCGACGAGTCCTTCCATCAGGCCGAACACCGGGTCGTCGGGGGTGCGCAGCGCGCCCGACCTGACCAGCACGGTCTCCCGTTCGCCGTACCACGGGCGCAGCACCAGCGCTTCGCCCGCGTGCGTGAGACCGTGCGCGTCGGCGCCCCCCACGGCGGGCAGCCCGTACGCCTTGCGCAGTTCGGCCGCGGCCGAGGCGCCGGTGTCCGTCCATGCGACGTCCAGGTCGAGCAGCAGCTCCGGATCGGCGAAGCGGCGGCGCAGCGCGGCGAGCGCCTCCGGCAGGAGCATCCGCAGCGGGTGCCCGTACGGCAGGGAGTAGGCGAGGCCGGCCAGCGCGGCCACGGCGCGGGTCAGCTCGCTGCGGCCTGGCAGCGCCGCCGGGTCCTCCGCCACGAGGTTGCCGTCCTTGTCCGGCCGCTGGACGGTGGTGCGGCTGATCCAGGGGGTGCGCCCCGGGTTGAGGACCTCCTCCACGGAGGCGGTGGGCAGCCCGGCGAGCGAGAGCTCCCCGGCGAGGTCCTCCGGCAGCCGGACGACTCCGCCGAGCCGCTCGGCCCACTCCCGGCCGGCCGCCTCCGTGTCCGGTCCGGCCGTCCACAGGTCGCCGGGGTTCACCGGCAGCAGCGCGCCGACCAGAGCCAGCCGGTCGGCCGCCCCGATCGAGGACAACAGGGCATCCCCGAGCTCCTTCTGACGTGGCTTCAGGCAGGTAGCGGCGATCACCTCCGCCGTGAGCTGCGCAGGCCGGCCTGCGATCAGCAGAGCCGCCTGCATCGCTCCGAGCCCCCCGCCCGTCGCGTCGGCGAGCGCGTCGGGCGCCCCGGGCTGCCAGGGCGCCGGGCCCTTGTCCCGGACGAGTGCGGTGACCGCGCTCAACGCCCCGGCGGGGAACACCGCCGGGTGCGCGGTCTCCTGCGTCAGGGTGAAGTGGGCGATCGCGCCGAAGACGCCGGCCGGGTCGTGGTCCAGGGCGAGCCAGTACACCCGTCCGGCCTGCCGGTCGACGCTCTGACAGCCGAGCACGACGACGGTGCGGCCGTCGCGGCGCAGCACCTGCCCCACCCGCTCCTGTTTCTCGTGCGGTTCGCTCAGCACGACCTCGCGCAGGGCGCCGCCGGTGGCGGCGAGCGGCCCGTCCGCCACCGCCTCGCACAGCAGGAGCAGCGCCTCGCGGTGCGGCTCGGTCACCGTCGGCGAGGCGGCGCGGTAGGCGAGCGGTCGCAGCACGTCCAGCAACGGCGTCCACATCAGGCCGATGCCGGGAACGGTGAACTCGTCGCTGCGCCACCCGTCGGCGGCGCCGGTGGACCGGCAGGACTCGCCCAGCGGTGTGCCGTCGGCGGGGTTCCCGGACAGCACGTGGTTGAGGGAGCGGATCTGTCGCAGTGCGCTCCAGCGCACCTCGCCGCCCCACCAGCCGTGCGTGTGGGCGAGCCCGGCCGTGGCCTCGCGCAGTGTGTGGTCGTCCCCGTGCTCGGGCGCGAGGTCGGCGTACATGCCGAGGACGCGTCGGCTCTGCGCCTTCGGCCGGTCGGCCGGCGGCGTCACGAAGGAGGCGGTCGACTCCGCGAGTCGCAGCACCGCGCGTACCAGCGCGGCGACGCCCGTGACGATCCCGGGGTCGTCGAGCGAGGGCAGGCCGGCGGACACGACCTGCCGGAGGACCTCGTCGGCGGACGGGACGACGGCCCGGGCGTCCGTGGTTCCGTCGACCGCCCCGGCCGCCGCCAGCGTCTCCCGCCGTCGCGCCAGCGCCTCGGTCGCGGCCCGTACCAGGCCGGCCGCCTGCTCGTCGGTCAGCGCGCGCAGCACGGCCGACGCGGCCTCGTCGCGTGGACGCAGCGCGTGCCAGAAGTCGACCGGCGGGACGAACCGGGTGCCGGCGGCGAACTCGCCGCCGCGCTCCATCGGCGTCACCCGGCCGAGTTCGCCCGCCGCCGACGGATCGTCACCCGCGTACAGGGCGATCTGCCGGTGCAGGCCGACGGCCACCGGCTCGGCGCCGCCCGGCAGGCGCAGCGCGCCGAGCAGTTCGCCGGGCGCCCGGCCGTCGGCCCGGGCAAGGGCCACCGTCCGGCCGTCCGGCGTGCCGGCGACCGTGCGTGCCTCGGTGCCCTCGCCCTCGGTGCGCACCCAGCGCCCGAGCACCGTGCCGTCCGTGCCGAACGGGCTCTGCTCCAGGCCCGGTCGGAGCGGCAGCACCTGGCACTGCTCCT
The window above is part of the Streptomyces sp. NBC_00425 genome. Proteins encoded here:
- a CDS encoding DUF5682 family protein; the protein is MSLHPTTDLPEPSDLPDSPGSLSHLTPTSPLSPTSPLSPLGGLATPDEALAVLTDSAGPCLIGVRHHAPSLAAAVPALLDEARPDVVLVELPAEMQEWLGWLGHEETRAPVALAAAPGDGRGGAGPAFYPFADFSPELAAVRWAARHGVPLIACDLPLADRAWGAGRGGAAQGEALGLTGALRAGLTGRPGDDLWDRLVEAAAPGSPPEALRRAALLTGWALREEAAAGGGVPELDLRRERWMRSRISEATVHGERAAVVVGAFHAPALTGVALADAGGDTDGPTQQRGAGAGRGDASPSTDGGRGGDTAGRAGAWITSLIPYAYALLDERSGYPAGIRDPQWQETVLRAAGDPAALEEALVRVAVRICAELRGLGHPSGPADAREISRLASDLARLRGLPAPGRGELVEAVQTVLAQGEPYGRGRAVARAMERVLVGSRTGRPAPDAPRCGLAPAVEAETAALGLPGPQDSADPARDLRLDPLRSDLDRRRELLLRRLTVCGVPYGEAKEVVGAGGAQALTSRWDVRWTPATAAMLTAAGVRGVTAAQAAEGVLRERLRTEREEGGSTAAQVLRGLEEAAECGLPVLADERLDAIAEVLPQAGTLPELLAGLALSDRLHAGHVPGLGADEGRTARAAAVAGLLTSAAVRQVDGLTGSEDPADAHALLELAHRADLSGGVRLTDALARLAADGSPLMRGAAGAVRVLLGQEDPRAFGDRVASWVDGAVDPGSRAALTARLSGLLTAAGPLLEAAEPALTPLLDRVAALPDREFLDRLPALRGGFETLSPAARDRLLAAVEERLGTRHIGDTRGVDPAALAVWAEADLVARDALRTLGLLPARDADVRTSPAAEPAAAPAAAVVPDAVSAGNGLRSAGGDEDTAPDENMSPDQNASPEEDRRLAADDRWRLVLGRRADRLPASARSLATALDELYGSGRGEGSRGDLTGPGTGGGREAPYPGAREWSQELAALFGPGIREEVLAAAAASGRKDVLAELDADSVRPSVELLHTVLRHAGGLPEARLAALRPLVRRLVEELTRELATRLRPALHGTTLPRPSRRPGGGLDLPRTLRANLTTARRGPDGVVRVVPERPVFRSRARRAADWRLILVTDVSGSMEASTVWAALTASVLAGVPTLSTHFLAFSTEVIDLTGHVEDPLSLLLEVSVGGGTHIAAGLRQARELVTVPSRTLVVVVSDFEEGCPLGGLLAEVRALVGSGCHVLGCASLDDTGRPRYSTGVAGQLVAAGMPVAALSPLELARWVGEKIA
- a CDS encoding ATP-binding protein, encoding MTVTAPSSPAPSADPVRQIVPPEDRYAAELAFLAAYDDGPRPPAWRLTPRAVVTFVMGSAGRALKLPDDAETPEGVPRRMTVEGKFVGDRALVERCVVTLAGERGLLLVGEPGTAKSMLSELLSTAVCGTSGLVVQGTAGTTEDQLKYGWNYALLLAQGPSRQALVPSPVLTAMSRGAIARVEEVTRCLPEVQDSLVSLLSERRMAVPELAGTDGALAHAAPGFNLIATANLRDKGVSEMSAALKRRFNFETVGPIPDLDAETALVRSQARASVERAGAPFQVDDAVLEALVTAFRDLREGRSAEGWEVERPSTVMSTAEAVSVAGALALAAAYFPGDRDVLGLLPGHLLGVVRKDDPADAARLRGYWDGPVRRRAEQGSATWRTLWDLRTVLEG